Within Metabacillus sp. KUDC1714, the genomic segment TGCACCAGACATTAAATAGACAGATTTCACTTCGTTAAAACGATAAATACGGCTCGCTATATCATCAAAGCCTACTCCACGCTTTGGCTGAACTTTTACATCGATCATAGCTTTAACACCTTCATGACCATCAACCTTACGCCAATTCACTTGGGCTGTATAGTCAACAATAATGCGTTGATCTTCTAAATTTTGAATCATTTCTTTCGTTTCAGCTTCGGTTAAATCAATCATTTTGGCGATTTGTTCTGCAGACAGGCGACAGTCATCCTCTAAGATCTCTAAAATCTCGACTTCCTTCTCTGTAAACTTCATTTTCACCACTCCCACTTTTTTCAAATCTTCAGACAATTATACCACTCTATTGCTTGTTTTTCATATGTTTCACCGAAAGATATACGGGTAGATTTTACATGTGTGTTTTAATTAAATTCGGTAAAAATATAAAAAATGTTTATAGCTGTTAATCGACATTTCATTTTATCATATCTTCAATAATTATTAATAGGAAAAACGGAGTGAATGCTTATGGAAAAGAGTCATTATTATTGTAGTACCATGAACATTCTTGGTGTAAACGTTCATTATGAGGTTTATGAGAAAAATCCTTCGAAGCCAACATTGGTGTTAATACATGGATTTCTATCATCTTCCTTTTGCTATCGTAAGATTATTCCACTTCTAGAGAACGAATTTAATCTTCTTGCCATTGATCTGCCTCCATTTGGGAAAACAGAAAAATCAACAAGATTTGTTCATTCCTATAAAAATATGGCAAAATTAGTGATTGAATTAGTTCAAGGGTTACAAATAAAAAAAGCATATATTGTTGGTCATTCAATGGGTGGACAAGTTTCGCTTATTGCAGCAAAGGAAAGACCAGATTTATTTGAAAAAATTGTGCTTCTCTGCAGTTCTGGTTATATGAAACGAGTTCATCCAACTTTAATATTCGGTTCTTACATGCCTTACTTTTATTTATGTATAAAGCATTGGCTAGCTAGTCAGGGGATATTGAAAAACTTATATAATGTCGTATACGATAGGTCTCTTATCGACCAAGAAATGATGGATGGATACATGGAGCCATTTTATGATGATCGAATTTTCATGGCGTTAACCAGAATGATTCGAGACCATGAAGGAGATCTTTCACCAGAGGAATTAAAACTAATTGAACAACCTAGTCTTCTGATTTGGGGAAATGAGGATAAAGTCGTTCCTATGCAAGTTGGGGAGAGGCTTAAAAACGACTTACCAAACTCAAGCTTTTTTTCATTCCAGAATACTGGTCATTTAGTACCCGAAGAAAGACCAGAGCACGTAACTGAAAAAATATTTGAATTCTGTCAGGCTAATTAGGTTTATTTAGAGGCTTAAGAGAGTACTTCTATAGCCCTTAGGCCTCTAAAATTTTATATTTCACAGCTAAAGTTATTTTTAATAAGGAGAAGTTGCTGAGAGAGGTTTTTACATTTTTGGAGAGGAATGATTTCCTCAAATGAAAACTCATAAATAGCTTGGATTTTTCTAGCTAGTAAAACTTCATTGTCATATAAATGAACGGCTTGAAGGACATCAACCACTTCTGTTTCATAACTTCCATCGCCATAACCTAAGGGATCCCATTGTAATAATAGTTCCATCAATTTAATATTTGTTTGCTGCGCTTCCATGTTTTCACCTTTTATGATCTTATTTTTTGCACTGTCATTGTATCACATTTATGATTATAGTTGAAAAGCTAAAGCTCCTTACTTAAGTCCGACAAGCATAGGCGATATATAGACGATCCTTTCAACTTAAATTCATGATAACTTATGACTCAAAGGAAAAAGCTCTGGAGCAACACCGATTGTCTAAAACATGGCTCTTTTCTAAAAGATTGTTGTTTTTGAACACAACTGATTAGGTTGATTGGTGCAGAAGGTGCGAGACTCCTTTGGGAGTAGCGGGACAGATGAGACCCCGCAGGCGCTTCGCGCTGAGGAGGCTCATCGCCCGCCCCACGGAAAGCGAGCATCCTGGAGCGCCAATCAACCAACCCAATACTATTTTAAAAGCAACAAAGTTTGCGAAAACAGCTAAAACATTAAAATGAGGTGAAGTAAGTGAGTCGATTTGATCAAGTCATTAATCGTAAGAATACGAATTCTGTAAAATGGGATACAAAGAAAATTTTCGGAATGGAAGATGTTTTGCCTATGTGGGTGGCTGACATGGACTTTCCTGCACCTGATGAAGTCATCGATGCATTACACTCACGTGCCGATCATGGTATATTTGGATATACAATGCCTGGTACCAACACGGAGATTGCGATACAAGGTTGGTTAAAAACTCGCCATAATTGGGAAATAGATAAGGATATCATTACATATAGTCCCGGTATTGTAACAGCCATTAGTATCGCGATCCAAGCTTATACTGGTTCTGAAGACAAGATTGTCGTTCAACCTCCTGTTTATTATCCATTTTTTGAAATGGCAAAAAAACATAAACGCGAGGTGCTTTACAATCAACTTATATTAAACAGTGATAATCGTTATGAAATTGATTTTGCAGATCTTGAAGAAAAGCTT encodes:
- a CDS encoding Lrp/AsnC family transcriptional regulator, whose translation is MKFTEKEVEILEILEDDCRLSAEQIAKMIDLTEAETKEMIQNLEDQRIIVDYTAQVNWRKVDGHEGVKAMIDVKVQPKRGVGFDDIASRIYRFNEVKSVYLMSGAYDLSVIIEGKSMSAIAQFVSEKLSTLDSVLSTTTHFILKKYKHDGTIFEQDDEDKRIVVSP
- a CDS encoding alpha/beta fold hydrolase, which translates into the protein MEKSHYYCSTMNILGVNVHYEVYEKNPSKPTLVLIHGFLSSSFCYRKIIPLLENEFNLLAIDLPPFGKTEKSTRFVHSYKNMAKLVIELVQGLQIKKAYIVGHSMGGQVSLIAAKERPDLFEKIVLLCSSGYMKRVHPTLIFGSYMPYFYLCIKHWLASQGILKNLYNVVYDRSLIDQEMMDGYMEPFYDDRIFMALTRMIRDHEGDLSPEELKLIEQPSLLIWGNEDKVVPMQVGERLKNDLPNSSFFSFQNTGHLVPEERPEHVTEKIFEFCQAN
- a CDS encoding DUF1871 family protein yields the protein MEAQQTNIKLMELLLQWDPLGYGDGSYETEVVDVLQAVHLYDNEVLLARKIQAIYEFSFEEIIPLQKCKNLSQQLLLIKNNFSCEI